Proteins co-encoded in one Kribbella solani genomic window:
- a CDS encoding MFS transporter, with translation MGTTERAGRKEWIALGVLALPLLLVSMDVSVLYFAVPFISADLGVSATEQLWIFDIYGFVLAGLLITMGSLGDRIGRRRLLLFGAIGFGVASLAAAYARNPEQLIAARAALGIGGATLMPSTLALIRNMFHDAKQRQQAIAFWSAVMMGGITLGPVLGGFLLEHFWWGSVFLINTPAMVLLLVLAPVLLPEFKTPAAGRFDLLGSVLSLAAVLPVIWGIKELAAHGASVLPVVAIAGGLMFGLLFVQRQRTAVHPMVDLSMFRNRAFSGSLAANTIGTLALVGNAVFLTQYLQLVHGLSPLKAALWSLAPSVLVGGAAPLATALAGKLDRAYVIGGAFVLAASGYAVLTQVHVDSSLAVPLVGAGLLAAGLVMVMTLVTEAVVGSVAPERAGSASAVMETCSEFGGALGIAILGSIGTAAYRADVPSGLPPAVAGPIRDGLPAATAAAGHLPAQLADAVLTTARHAFTHSMNVVALVGTVLLLATAVTTTLTLRGTTPVPAPEEPELTPAA, from the coding sequence ATGGGTACGACGGAACGGGCCGGGCGCAAGGAGTGGATCGCGCTCGGCGTCCTCGCGCTGCCGCTGTTGCTGGTCTCGATGGACGTGTCGGTGCTGTACTTCGCGGTCCCGTTCATCAGCGCCGACCTCGGCGTGTCGGCGACCGAGCAGCTGTGGATCTTCGACATCTACGGCTTCGTCCTCGCCGGTCTGCTGATCACCATGGGTTCGCTCGGTGACCGGATCGGCCGGCGCCGGCTGCTGCTGTTCGGCGCGATCGGCTTCGGCGTCGCATCCCTCGCGGCCGCGTACGCGCGGAACCCCGAGCAGCTGATCGCGGCCCGCGCCGCGCTCGGGATCGGTGGTGCGACCCTGATGCCGTCGACCCTCGCGCTGATCCGGAACATGTTCCACGACGCCAAGCAGCGGCAGCAGGCGATCGCGTTCTGGAGCGCGGTGATGATGGGCGGGATCACGCTCGGCCCGGTGCTCGGTGGGTTCCTGCTCGAGCACTTCTGGTGGGGATCGGTGTTCCTGATCAACACGCCCGCGATGGTGCTGCTGCTCGTACTCGCGCCGGTGCTGCTGCCCGAGTTCAAGACGCCGGCCGCCGGGCGGTTCGACCTGCTCGGCTCCGTACTTTCGCTGGCCGCCGTACTGCCGGTGATCTGGGGGATCAAGGAGCTCGCCGCGCACGGTGCCTCCGTACTGCCGGTGGTGGCGATCGCCGGTGGGCTGATGTTCGGACTGTTGTTCGTGCAGCGGCAGCGCACCGCCGTACACCCGATGGTCGACCTGTCGATGTTCCGCAACCGGGCGTTCAGTGGCTCCCTCGCGGCGAACACGATCGGCACGCTGGCGCTGGTCGGGAACGCGGTGTTCCTGACGCAGTACCTCCAGCTGGTGCACGGGTTGAGCCCGTTGAAGGCAGCGCTCTGGTCACTCGCTCCGTCGGTACTGGTCGGTGGCGCGGCTCCGTTGGCAACCGCACTCGCCGGAAAGCTGGACCGGGCGTACGTGATTGGTGGCGCGTTTGTTCTTGCGGCATCCGGATACGCGGTGCTGACTCAAGTGCACGTTGATTCGTCGCTGGCCGTACCGCTGGTCGGAGCTGGTTTGCTCGCCGCCGGTTTGGTGATGGTGATGACGCTGGTGACCGAGGCCGTGGTCGGGTCGGTCGCGCCGGAACGCGCTGGTTCGGCGTCGGCGGTGATGGAGACCTGCTCCGAGTTCGGCGGTGCGCTGGGGATCGCGATCCTGGGTTCGATCGGGACCGCCGCTTATCGCGCCGATGTCCCGTCCGGGTTGCCGCCGGCCGTTGCGGGGCCGATCCGGGACGGTCTTCCTGCTGCGACCGCCGCGGCCGGTCATCTGCCCGCTCAACTCGCCGATGCGGTCCTCACTACGGCCCGCCATGCCTTCACCCACAGCATGAACGTGGTCGCGCTGGTGGGCACCGTCCTGCTGCTGGCCACCGCGGTCACCACCACTCTCACCCTCCGCGGCACGACCCCGGTCCCCGCCCCTGAAGAACCCGAACTCACGCCTGCCGCGTGA
- a CDS encoding MFS transporter produces MHPPDPADPRPTSGGNRPGPDGNAASGGGKAAGERVQGARDRVGSAGKRVGSASKKVGHASKVGATGVASASKRAAEVGGKVGRATGRRIRGLTSAQGAGESGLSRLIELGAVNAAGDTAFAVSLAGTVFFTVPSDQARDRVALFLLLTMAPFALMAPLIGPMLDRFRHGRRWAIGATLGARAFLVWGLASSISGHESVWLYPAALGCLVASKAYGVTRASAVPRLLPRQITLVTANSRISLAGVAGATVGAGIAGAFAAIGPEWSLRWAAVVYLIGLILAIRLPSAVDSPADEEVTGTAGRDARRRAVTAAVSRGIRCNLGLRFVSGFLTMYLAFLLRDQPVSGIKGAVAAGAVIAAAGIGNSLGTVLGSLLKARKPEAVVLVVLLADAVVAVAVAVLYGLPILIALGFVAGLCSSLGKLSLDAMIQRDVPESVRTSVFARSETVLQLAWVIGGGCGIVLPLIPRLGFGFLAGVLLVVVFLVLRMRPSSRSAQGSDRPGRPDGPRPGGQAPDHGREQTEDHGRDRVEEDGRDEDAYEADDRTGTTRTILSVAEQRANRASRSTSHDEPTIEWRPGNIPSPPQNPSPSVERDGGEAPDHRTGRGDAGLSGDRAPRGDGAVRAEGDGVVGRWWSGQPDEDEVSGEARAPWAEEPTVERNRGGLFKRRPGGGRPPR; encoded by the coding sequence ATGCATCCTCCCGACCCTGCCGACCCGAGGCCGACCTCCGGTGGAAACCGCCCCGGACCAGACGGCAACGCGGCGAGTGGTGGTGGAAAGGCAGCGGGGGAACGGGTGCAGGGGGCCCGGGACCGGGTTGGTAGTGCGGGCAAGCGGGTTGGCAGTGCCAGCAAAAAGGTCGGGCATGCCTCAAAGGTCGGTGCGACTGGGGTCGCGTCGGCCTCCAAGCGCGCCGCGGAAGTTGGTGGGAAGGTCGGCCGGGCGACCGGGCGGCGGATTCGAGGGCTGACCAGCGCGCAGGGAGCAGGCGAGTCGGGGCTGTCGCGGCTGATCGAGCTCGGCGCGGTGAACGCGGCCGGTGACACGGCGTTCGCGGTTTCCCTCGCCGGCACGGTCTTCTTCACCGTACCCAGCGACCAGGCCCGCGACCGGGTCGCGCTCTTCCTGCTGCTGACGATGGCGCCGTTCGCGTTGATGGCGCCGCTGATCGGCCCGATGCTGGACCGGTTCCGGCACGGGCGCCGCTGGGCGATCGGCGCGACGCTCGGCGCCCGCGCGTTCCTGGTCTGGGGCCTGGCGTCCTCGATCTCCGGCCACGAGTCGGTCTGGTTGTACCCGGCCGCGCTCGGGTGCCTGGTTGCCTCCAAGGCGTACGGCGTCACCCGCGCGTCCGCCGTACCGCGCCTGCTCCCCCGGCAGATCACCCTGGTCACCGCGAACTCCCGGATCTCGCTGGCCGGTGTCGCCGGCGCGACCGTCGGCGCCGGGATCGCGGGCGCGTTCGCGGCGATCGGGCCGGAGTGGTCGCTGCGCTGGGCCGCGGTGGTGTACCTGATCGGCCTGATCCTCGCGATCCGGTTGCCGAGCGCGGTCGACTCCCCGGCCGACGAGGAAGTCACCGGTACGGCCGGCCGGGACGCCCGCCGCCGCGCCGTCACCGCCGCCGTATCACGTGGTATCCGGTGCAACCTCGGGCTGCGGTTCGTGTCCGGGTTCCTGACCATGTACCTGGCGTTCCTGCTCCGGGACCAGCCGGTGAGCGGGATCAAGGGCGCGGTCGCGGCCGGCGCGGTGATCGCCGCGGCCGGGATCGGCAACAGTCTCGGTACCGTCCTCGGATCGTTGCTCAAGGCACGAAAACCGGAGGCGGTCGTCCTGGTGGTGCTGCTCGCGGACGCCGTGGTCGCGGTCGCGGTGGCGGTGCTGTACGGGCTGCCGATCCTGATCGCGCTCGGTTTCGTGGCCGGGTTGTGCAGTTCGCTGGGCAAGTTGTCGCTGGACGCGATGATCCAGCGGGACGTACCCGAATCCGTGCGCACGTCGGTGTTCGCTCGATCCGAGACGGTGCTTCAATTGGCCTGGGTGATCGGCGGTGGGTGCGGGATCGTGCTTCCGCTGATCCCTCGGTTGGGGTTCGGTTTCCTGGCCGGGGTGCTGCTGGTCGTGGTCTTCCTGGTGCTCCGGATGCGTCCGTCCAGTCGTTCGGCTCAGGGCTCGGACCGGCCGGGTAGACCTGACGGACCGCGTCCCGGTGGACAGGCGCCTGACCACGGTCGCGAGCAGACCGAGGACCACGGTCGCGATCGGGTCGAGGAGGACGGTCGGGACGAGGACGCGTACGAGGCGGATGATCGGACCGGTACTACCCGGACGATCCTCAGCGTCGCCGAGCAGCGCGCCAACCGCGCGAGCCGGTCCACCTCCCACGACGAACCAACCATCGAGTGGCGCCCGGGCAACATCCCGTCACCACCCCAGAACCCCTCACCGTCCGTGGAACGGGATGGTGGGGAGGCACCCGATCACCGGACGGGACGCGGTGATGCGGGGCTGAGTGGTGACCGAGCCCCGCGAGGCGATGGAGCCGTGCGTGCTGAGGGTGACGGGGTGGTTGGGCGGTGGTGGAGTGGGCAGCCGGATGAGGATGAGGTTTCTGGGGAGGCGCGGGCGCCGTGGGCTGAGGAGCCTACGGTTGAGCGGAACCGTGGCGGCCTGTTCAAGCGCCGCCCCGGCGGTGGCCGCCCGCCCCGCTGA
- a CDS encoding DUF3027 domain-containing protein: MTPARAPETVRAKPDAVCVAAVEPARDAAIAEAGAARVGEHLGQLVEGERLVTHYFASTHPGYQGWRWAVTVTRASRAKTVTVNEVVMLPGDTAIVAPEWVPWSERVQPGDLRPGDLFPTHADDPRLEPGFTDTADAPEDVRAVVDELGLGRERVLSPFGREDAADRWYAGDFGPSSPIAQAVPYKCHSCGYWIRLADSLGQAFGVCANEMAPGEARVVAYDYGCGAHSDATIENPDLPIPEHAFDTTGYDTLQLTEQPALPTEA; this comes from the coding sequence GTGACCCCCGCCAGAGCTCCGGAAACGGTACGTGCCAAGCCCGACGCCGTCTGCGTCGCGGCGGTCGAACCGGCCCGTGACGCGGCGATCGCCGAGGCCGGCGCCGCGCGGGTCGGCGAGCATCTCGGTCAGCTGGTCGAGGGCGAACGCCTGGTCACGCACTACTTCGCGTCCACCCACCCCGGGTACCAGGGCTGGCGCTGGGCGGTCACGGTCACCCGCGCCTCCCGGGCCAAGACGGTCACGGTGAACGAGGTGGTGATGCTCCCGGGCGACACCGCGATCGTCGCGCCGGAGTGGGTGCCGTGGTCGGAGCGCGTCCAGCCCGGCGACCTGCGTCCCGGCGACCTGTTCCCGACGCATGCCGACGACCCGCGCCTGGAGCCGGGTTTCACCGACACCGCCGACGCCCCGGAGGACGTTCGCGCGGTCGTGGACGAGCTCGGTCTCGGCCGTGAGCGGGTGCTGTCGCCGTTCGGTCGCGAGGACGCCGCCGACCGCTGGTACGCGGGTGACTTCGGCCCGTCGTCCCCGATCGCGCAGGCGGTCCCGTACAAGTGCCACTCCTGCGGGTACTGGATCCGGCTGGCCGACAGCCTCGGCCAGGCGTTCGGCGTCTGCGCCAACGAGATGGCGCCCGGCGAGGCGCGCGTGGTCGCGTACGACTACGGCTGCGGCGCCCACTCGGACGCCACCATCGAGAACCCCGACCTGCCGATCCCCGAGCACGCCTTCGACACCACGGGCTACGACACCCTCCAACTGACCGAGCAGCCGGCCCTCCCGACCGAGGCGTAA
- a CDS encoding DUF2530 domain-containing protein, giving the protein MSEEQPAAKKRTDPTSQLARGELVHAEVKPLDLSGIPSVITGIVIWAIAFVVLMLFRNQLKDDGLDWWIWVPVAGFGLGLIGLWYCKRRWAAIQRGDRPAVED; this is encoded by the coding sequence GTGAGCGAGGAGCAGCCCGCGGCGAAGAAGCGCACCGATCCGACCAGTCAGCTGGCGCGCGGTGAGCTCGTGCACGCCGAGGTGAAGCCGCTCGACCTGTCCGGCATTCCCAGCGTGATCACCGGCATCGTCATCTGGGCGATCGCATTCGTCGTACTCATGCTGTTCCGCAACCAGCTGAAGGACGACGGCCTCGACTGGTGGATCTGGGTACCGGTAGCAGGCTTCGGCCTCGGCCTGATCGGCCTCTGGTACTGCAAGCGCCGCTGGGCCGCCATCCAGCGCGGCGACCGCCCCGCCGTCGAGGACTGA
- a CDS encoding NCS2 family permease: protein MSSPKAATARSGTGPLDSFFKISARGSTVGREVRGGLVTFFTMAYIVVLNPLIIGTVKDGGGQFVGGGTDPAVAIAKIAVATALVAGVVTILMGLVANFPLALATGLGLNAFLAFSVATKMTWADAMGLVVLEGLIILILVLTGFRKAVFEAVPLQLKIAISVGIGLFITFIGVIDAGFVRRPAALTGPPVELGVEGHLRGWPVLVFVFGLLLIVILYARKVKGAILIGILAATVLSVVIETIGNIGARTDKNPGGWGLSVPKLPDQWFTKPNLDTIGEFNLFGSFEKIGVVSALLLIFSLMLADFFDTMGTMTAIGAEAGLNDQDGIPPNSQRILIVDSVAAAAGGAASVSSNTSYIESASGVGEGARTGLASVVTGICFLISMVVAPLVTLVPYEAATPALILVGFLMMTQVKGIDFDDLEVAFPAFLTIVLMPFTYSISAGIGAGFVAYVILKVVRGKARQVHPLMWVVAALFVIYFAIGPLTDWLT from the coding sequence ATGAGCTCGCCCAAGGCCGCGACGGCCCGCTCCGGTACCGGTCCGCTGGACTCCTTCTTCAAGATCAGTGCACGCGGTTCCACCGTCGGGCGTGAGGTCCGGGGTGGCCTGGTGACGTTCTTCACGATGGCGTACATCGTGGTGCTGAACCCGCTGATCATCGGCACCGTCAAGGACGGTGGCGGTCAGTTCGTCGGTGGTGGCACCGACCCGGCGGTGGCGATCGCGAAGATCGCCGTCGCGACCGCGCTGGTGGCGGGGGTGGTGACGATCCTGATGGGTCTGGTCGCGAACTTCCCGCTCGCGCTCGCGACCGGCCTTGGCCTGAACGCGTTCCTGGCGTTCTCGGTGGCGACCAAGATGACCTGGGCGGACGCGATGGGCCTGGTGGTACTCGAGGGCCTGATCATCTTGATACTCGTACTGACCGGCTTCCGGAAAGCGGTCTTCGAGGCGGTGCCGCTGCAGCTGAAGATCGCGATCAGTGTCGGGATCGGGTTGTTCATCACGTTCATCGGCGTCATCGACGCCGGTTTCGTCCGCCGCCCCGCGGCGCTGACCGGGCCGCCGGTGGAGCTGGGCGTCGAGGGCCACCTGCGTGGCTGGCCGGTGCTGGTGTTCGTGTTCGGCCTGCTGCTGATCGTGATCCTGTACGCGCGGAAGGTGAAGGGCGCGATCCTGATCGGCATCCTGGCCGCGACCGTACTGTCGGTGGTGATCGAGACGATCGGGAACATCGGCGCCCGCACCGACAAGAACCCGGGCGGCTGGGGCCTGAGCGTGCCGAAGCTGCCGGACCAGTGGTTCACGAAACCGAACCTGGACACGATCGGTGAGTTCAACCTGTTCGGTTCGTTCGAGAAGATCGGCGTGGTGTCGGCGCTGCTGCTGATCTTCTCGCTGATGCTGGCCGACTTCTTCGACACGATGGGCACGATGACGGCGATCGGCGCCGAGGCCGGCCTGAACGACCAGGACGGCATCCCGCCGAACTCGCAGCGGATCCTGATCGTGGACAGTGTCGCGGCCGCTGCCGGTGGCGCCGCGTCGGTGTCGAGCAACACGTCGTACATCGAGTCGGCGTCCGGGGTCGGCGAGGGCGCCCGGACCGGCCTGGCCAGTGTGGTGACCGGGATCTGCTTCCTGATCTCGATGGTGGTCGCGCCGCTGGTGACGCTGGTCCCGTACGAGGCGGCGACGCCGGCGTTGATCCTGGTCGGGTTCCTGATGATGACGCAGGTGAAGGGGATCGACTTCGACGACCTGGAGGTCGCGTTCCCGGCCTTCCTGACGATCGTGCTGATGCCGTTCACGTACTCGATCTCGGCCGGCATCGGCGCCGGCTTCGTCGCGTACGTGATCCTCAAGGTGGTCCGCGGCAAGGCCCGCCAAGTACATCCACTGATGTGGGTGGTCGCCGCCCTGTTCGTCATCTACTTCGCGATCGGCCCCCTGACCGACTGGCTGACCTGA
- a CDS encoding MarR family winged helix-turn-helix transcriptional regulator, whose protein sequence is MPEVVAQQVKSDVGLASALRSSTLRLSRQIRRQREPGHDLTANQLSVLGALAKHELMTIGELAAHEQVKPPSMTRIVTNMEEAGLVARRPHPTDKRQIVVELTDHADELILANRKRRDEWLQTKLKQLTPEERDILRKAAPVLERLAAR, encoded by the coding sequence ATGCCCGAAGTAGTAGCCCAGCAGGTGAAAAGTGACGTCGGCCTGGCGAGTGCGTTGCGGTCGTCGACCCTGCGGTTGTCGCGGCAGATCCGCCGGCAGCGCGAGCCCGGGCACGACCTGACCGCGAACCAGCTCAGCGTGCTCGGCGCGCTGGCCAAGCACGAGCTGATGACGATCGGCGAGCTGGCCGCGCACGAGCAGGTCAAGCCGCCGTCGATGACGCGGATCGTGACCAACATGGAGGAGGCCGGCCTGGTCGCCCGCCGGCCGCACCCGACCGACAAGCGGCAGATCGTCGTCGAGCTGACCGACCACGCCGACGAGCTGATCCTGGCCAACCGGAAACGCCGCGACGAGTGGCTGCAGACCAAACTGAAGCAACTGACCCCTGAGGAGCGCGACATCCTGCGCAAGGCAGCACCCGTGCTGGAACGACTGGCGGCTCGATGA
- a CDS encoding MFS transporter: MSPTFRAFKVRNFRLYASGAIVSNVGTWMQRVAQDWLVLELTHSGTALGIVTGLQFLPALLLGPYAGLVADRFPKRQVLTLTQVAMGTVALVLGGLTISGHVQAWHVYLLALLFGVGTAFDAPTRQAFVVEMVGRDELSNAVGLNSASFNAARLLGPALAGLLINWIGTGPVIMINGFTYAAVIVSLRLMRVGELHTPKPAARDKGMIRDGMRYLWRRPDLMMVLVAVFFAGTFGLNFQMTSALMATEAFHKGAGEYGILGSVLAIGSLSGALLAARRVRIRARLVIGAAIAFGVLEIVSALMPTYLTFALVLPLVGLTSLTMLTSANATMQLSIEPTMRGRVMALYMTVLMGGTPIGSPFIGWIGQELGARYSLIVGGGLTVLGTVGSVLYFSRRRGLAIRPRLLPRPHLEVLPQTELLGEKAILDAAPDPVPAQSGAAKKKDADPQVA, encoded by the coding sequence ATGAGCCCCACGTTCCGCGCGTTCAAAGTCCGGAACTTCCGTCTCTACGCCTCCGGTGCGATCGTCTCCAACGTCGGCACCTGGATGCAGCGCGTCGCCCAGGACTGGCTGGTCCTGGAGCTGACCCATTCCGGGACGGCACTCGGCATCGTCACCGGTCTGCAGTTCCTGCCCGCGCTGCTGCTCGGCCCGTACGCGGGTCTGGTCGCGGACCGTTTCCCGAAGCGGCAGGTGCTGACGCTGACCCAGGTCGCGATGGGTACGGTCGCGCTGGTCCTCGGTGGACTGACGATCAGCGGGCACGTACAGGCCTGGCATGTGTACCTGCTCGCGCTGCTCTTCGGTGTCGGAACCGCCTTCGACGCGCCGACCCGGCAGGCCTTCGTGGTCGAGATGGTCGGCCGCGACGAGCTCTCGAACGCGGTCGGGCTGAACTCGGCGTCCTTCAACGCCGCCCGCCTGCTCGGCCCGGCGCTGGCCGGTCTGCTGATCAACTGGATCGGGACCGGTCCGGTGATCATGATCAACGGGTTCACGTACGCCGCGGTGATCGTGTCGCTGCGGCTGATGCGCGTCGGCGAACTGCACACCCCGAAGCCCGCGGCCCGGGACAAGGGCATGATCCGGGACGGGATGCGGTACCTGTGGCGCCGGCCGGATCTGATGATGGTGCTGGTCGCGGTGTTCTTCGCCGGCACCTTCGGGCTGAACTTCCAGATGACGTCCGCGCTGATGGCGACCGAGGCGTTCCACAAGGGCGCGGGGGAGTACGGCATCCTCGGGTCGGTGCTCGCGATCGGCTCACTGTCCGGTGCGCTGCTGGCGGCCCGGCGGGTGCGGATTCGGGCCCGGTTGGTGATCGGCGCCGCGATCGCGTTCGGCGTACTGGAGATCGTCAGCGCGCTGATGCCGACGTATCTGACCTTCGCGCTGGTGCTGCCGCTGGTCGGTCTGACCTCGCTGACGATGCTGACGTCGGCGAACGCGACCATGCAACTGAGCATCGAGCCGACGATGCGCGGGCGGGTGATGGCGCTGTACATGACGGTGCTGATGGGTGGCACGCCGATCGGATCGCCGTTCATCGGCTGGATCGGGCAGGAGCTCGGCGCGCGGTACTCCCTGATCGTCGGCGGCGGGCTGACCGTGCTCGGCACGGTCGGTTCGGTGCTGTACTTCTCCCGCCGCCGCGGCCTGGCGATCCGCCCGAGACTGCTGCCGCGCCCACACCTGGAGGTGCTGCCCCAAACCGAGCTACTCGGCGAAAAGGCAATCCTGGACGCCGCCCCCGACCCGGTCCCAGCACAATCCGGCGCAGCCAAGAAGAAAGACGCCGACCCCCAGGTCGCCTGA
- a CDS encoding DUF4429 domain-containing protein, translating to MAGGELVSAYGSVGWDGIGVLRIRYDGAGLDALNCSLRGRLGERVVPVEAVQSVEVSDSGFRLVLRDGSDPLQAVTGADVLLDPYDFPAVDPVLADEIAGHIRRTLVRRDVPATASTAWLVAPPAAADRIEGRDATLTVANGQLTFAYQRGVGRKKRALGDPWSVQLGDIIDVQWAPYQGGLGGSGFLRITTPGTPTERPKPKHDPATMRTERGTDIDALFFATRLLTRIRP from the coding sequence GTGGCTGGTGGTGAGTTGGTGAGCGCGTACGGGTCGGTCGGCTGGGACGGGATCGGGGTGTTGCGGATCCGGTACGACGGGGCCGGGCTGGACGCGTTGAACTGCTCGCTGCGGGGGCGGCTGGGTGAGCGGGTGGTGCCGGTGGAGGCGGTGCAAAGCGTCGAGGTGAGTGACTCCGGGTTCCGGCTGGTGTTGCGGGACGGCAGCGATCCGCTGCAGGCGGTGACCGGCGCGGACGTGCTGCTCGACCCGTACGACTTCCCGGCCGTGGACCCCGTACTCGCCGACGAGATCGCCGGCCACATCCGCCGTACGCTCGTCCGGCGCGACGTACCGGCGACCGCCTCGACCGCCTGGCTGGTCGCGCCACCGGCCGCGGCGGACCGGATCGAAGGGCGGGACGCGACGCTGACGGTGGCGAACGGACAGCTCACGTTCGCATACCAGCGCGGCGTGGGCCGGAAGAAACGCGCCCTGGGCGACCCGTGGTCGGTGCAGCTCGGCGACATCATCGACGTCCAGTGGGCGCCGTACCAGGGCGGACTCGGCGGCAGCGGGTTCCTCCGGATCACCACGCCCGGTACGCCAACCGAACGCCCGAAACCAAAGCACGACCCCGCCACCATGCGCACCGAACGCGGCACCGACATAGACGCCCTGTTCTTCGCCACCCGCCTGCTAACCCGCATCCGCCCCTAG
- a CDS encoding mycothione reductase, giving the protein MTHYDLVIIGTGSGNTIVNRRFAGWKVAIVERGTFGGTCLNVGCIPTKMFVHAADVAATPSVSSRFGVDEELLGVRWADVRDRIFGRIDPIAAGGSEYRHHNPDNANVTVYDGTGRFTGDKELTVDNQDGSTSVFSADRFVLASGSRPVIPPIPGLEETGYHTSNTIMRLEQLPARLAIIGSGFVAAEFAHVFASFGVDVTIIARSKALLRHEDAELAAQYTEIAQQKYDVRLNRETIRVTRHDDGEIELKMLHPDGAEELIVDELLVAVGRVPNSDLLNLDATGVEVDGEGRIVVDKYQQTNVDGIYALGDVTSPHQLKHVANHEARVVKHNLLNPDDRIASDHRFVPHAVFSSPQIASVGLTEEQAKERGIPYVAAVQRYADIAYGWAMEDTTGFAKVIADANTGQLIGCHIIGPQAPTVIQPVIQAMSFGLDAYAMAREQYWIHPAMPEVLENALLKLELHPKG; this is encoded by the coding sequence GTGACTCATTACGATCTGGTGATCATCGGGACCGGTTCCGGCAACACGATCGTTAATCGGCGGTTTGCGGGCTGGAAGGTGGCGATTGTCGAGCGCGGTACCTTCGGCGGTACCTGCCTGAACGTCGGCTGCATCCCGACCAAGATGTTCGTGCACGCGGCTGACGTCGCCGCCACCCCGTCGGTCAGCTCCCGGTTCGGTGTCGACGAGGAACTGCTGGGCGTGCGCTGGGCCGACGTCCGGGACCGGATCTTCGGCCGGATCGACCCGATCGCCGCGGGCGGTTCGGAGTACCGGCATCACAACCCGGACAACGCGAACGTCACCGTGTACGACGGCACCGGCCGCTTCACGGGTGACAAGGAGCTGACGGTCGACAACCAGGACGGCTCGACCAGCGTGTTCAGCGCGGACCGTTTCGTCCTCGCGAGCGGCAGCCGTCCGGTGATCCCGCCGATCCCGGGGCTCGAGGAAACCGGCTACCACACCTCGAACACGATCATGCGCCTCGAGCAACTACCGGCCCGGCTCGCGATCATCGGCAGTGGTTTCGTGGCGGCCGAGTTCGCCCACGTCTTCGCGTCGTTCGGCGTGGACGTGACGATCATCGCCCGTTCGAAGGCGCTGCTCCGGCACGAGGACGCCGAGCTCGCCGCGCAGTACACCGAGATAGCGCAGCAGAAGTACGACGTACGCCTGAACCGGGAGACGATCCGGGTAACCCGGCACGACGACGGCGAGATCGAGCTGAAGATGCTGCACCCGGACGGCGCCGAGGAGCTGATCGTCGACGAGCTGCTGGTGGCGGTCGGCCGGGTACCGAACTCGGATCTGCTCAACCTGGACGCGACCGGCGTCGAGGTCGACGGCGAGGGCCGGATCGTCGTGGACAAGTACCAGCAGACCAACGTCGACGGGATCTACGCGCTCGGCGACGTGACCAGTCCGCATCAGCTGAAGCATGTCGCGAACCACGAGGCGCGCGTGGTGAAGCACAACCTGCTGAACCCGGACGACCGGATCGCTTCCGACCACCGGTTCGTACCGCACGCGGTGTTCAGTTCGCCGCAGATCGCATCCGTCGGCCTGACCGAGGAGCAGGCGAAGGAACGCGGAATCCCTTATGTGGCAGCGGTTCAGCGCTACGCTGACATCGCGTACGGCTGGGCGATGGAGGACACCACCGGCTTCGCGAAGGTGATCGCCGACGCGAACACCGGTCAGCTGATCGGTTGCCACATCATCGGCCCGCAGGCACCGACGGTGATCCAGCCGGTGATCCAGGCAATGAGTTTCGGTCTGGACGCGTATGCGATGGCGCGCGAGCAGTACTGGATTCACCCGGCGATGCCCGAGGTACTGGAGAACGCGCTGCTCAAGCTGGAGCTACATCCGAAAGGCTGA
- the thpR gene encoding RNA 2',3'-cyclic phosphodiesterase, with amino-acid sequence MRLFVAVVPPLEVVEDLSEFVEPRRDHPDDDIRWASDQHWHITLAFLGEVPDWKSEELEERLEAAAKRQQPFELRIAGAGAFPGVPDARVLYAGVRDETESLKHLSMTTRSAASKAGVQVEARKFAPHLTLARLRRPIDATRWVRIFDTYRSPAWTAGSLQLIESRLGEGPGHSAAYTTVGEWDFLG; translated from the coding sequence ATGCGATTGTTCGTGGCAGTGGTGCCACCTCTTGAGGTAGTGGAGGATCTGAGCGAGTTCGTCGAGCCGCGCCGGGACCATCCCGACGACGACATCCGCTGGGCATCGGACCAGCATTGGCACATCACGCTGGCGTTCCTCGGCGAGGTGCCGGACTGGAAGTCCGAGGAGTTGGAGGAGCGGCTGGAGGCGGCGGCCAAGCGGCAGCAGCCGTTCGAGCTGCGGATCGCAGGAGCCGGCGCGTTCCCGGGCGTACCGGATGCGCGCGTGCTGTACGCCGGAGTGCGCGACGAGACCGAGTCACTCAAACACCTGTCGATGACGACCCGATCGGCCGCGAGCAAGGCCGGCGTCCAGGTCGAGGCCCGGAAGTTCGCGCCGCATCTCACGCTGGCGCGGCTGCGGCGGCCGATCGACGCCACCCGATGGGTACGGATTTTCGACACGTACCGTAGTCCCGCGTGGACGGCGGGCAGTTTGCAGCTGATCGAGTCCCGATTGGGCGAAGGGCCGGGCCACAGT